A part of Pantoea vagans genomic DNA contains:
- the znuA gene encoding zinc ABC transporter substrate-binding protein ZnuA, which translates to MLHNKKGTIFALTALSVSALLTLPAQANVVASLKPVGFIAAAIADGVTPVEVLLPDGASEHDYALRPSDAKRLKNADLVVWVGPEMEAFMAKSAAELPAQKNLAMVNIDGVKPLLISGGEDEDEHAAEKSEDQDAEAHHHHHGEFNMHLWLSPEIARKTAVAIHGKLLELMPQDKAKLDANLQQFEVALADTDKRVSAQLAPVRNKGYFVFHDAYTYFEKHYGLSPAGHFTVNPEIQPGAQRLHQIRTQLVEQKAVCVFAEPQFRPAVIDAVSRGTQVRKGTLDPLGTDISLAKDSYVKFLSQLSSQYESCLNGA; encoded by the coding sequence ATGTTACATAATAAAAAGGGCACAATTTTCGCCCTGACTGCTTTATCTGTTTCAGCTTTGTTAACCCTTCCTGCCCAGGCGAATGTCGTGGCTTCACTCAAACCGGTAGGTTTTATTGCTGCTGCCATTGCCGATGGTGTCACACCGGTCGAGGTGCTGCTGCCGGATGGCGCGTCTGAACACGACTATGCCCTGCGGCCATCTGATGCAAAACGCTTAAAAAACGCGGACTTAGTTGTCTGGGTCGGGCCAGAAATGGAAGCCTTTATGGCGAAGTCTGCGGCTGAACTTCCGGCTCAAAAAAACCTCGCGATGGTGAACATCGACGGGGTAAAACCGTTATTGATTAGCGGTGGTGAAGATGAAGATGAACACGCAGCGGAAAAATCCGAAGATCAGGATGCTGAAGCGCATCATCATCATCACGGCGAGTTTAATATGCACCTGTGGTTGTCGCCAGAGATTGCGCGCAAAACCGCGGTTGCAATCCATGGAAAATTATTGGAACTTATGCCGCAAGATAAGGCCAAACTTGACGCCAACCTCCAGCAGTTTGAGGTAGCTTTGGCAGACACGGACAAACGCGTCAGCGCACAACTTGCTCCGGTCAGAAATAAAGGATATTTCGTTTTTCACGACGCTTACACGTACTTTGAAAAGCACTACGGTCTCTCGCCCGCCGGGCATTTTACCGTCAATCCTGAAATTCAACCGGGCGCTCAGCGTTTACACCAGATACGAACACAGTTGGTTGAGCAAAAGGCGGTCTGCGTCTTTGCTGAGCCACAATTCAGACCAGCAGTCATCGATGCTGTCTCCCGCGGAACACAGGTGCGTAAAGGCACGCTTGATCCCCTGGGCACGGACATCAGCTTAGCCAAAGACAGCTATGTGAAATTCCTCTCACAACTGTCGAGCCAGTATGAAAGCTGCCTGAATGGAGCATGA
- the mepM gene encoding murein DD-endopeptidase MepM: MQQIARSVALAFNNLPRPHRVMLGSLTVVTLAVAVWRPYVYHPTDDVTPIVKNIELDKNTLRTLLPEASEPIDQSTPEPDEELPADDVDTDVPETAGVHDYTVSSGDTLSSALNQYGIDIGDINALVVSDRDLRNLQVGQQLSWTLDDDGGLKTLSWEISRRETRTYERTPAGGFKMDAEMQKGEWRNSVMQGEVRGSFAASAMRAGLSGAEASAVIKAMQWQMDFRKLRAGDQFSVLMSREMLDGRSAQSQLLGVRLRSGGKDYYAFRAEDGKFYDRSGSGLARGFMRFPTVKQYRVSSNFNPRRLNPVTGRIAPHKGVDFALPIGTPVLAVGDGEIVVAKNGGAAGNYVAIRHGRQYMTRYMHMKKVLVKPGQKVKRGDRIGLSGNTGRSTGPHLHFEIWINNQAVNPLTAKLPRMEGLTGKDRSDYMAQVKSWLPQLGLK; the protein is encoded by the coding sequence GTGCAGCAGATAGCCCGCTCTGTCGCCCTCGCATTTAATAATTTGCCGCGCCCCCACCGCGTAATGCTGGGATCGTTAACTGTAGTCACTCTGGCCGTCGCTGTCTGGCGGCCTTACGTTTATCATCCGACGGATGATGTGACGCCCATCGTTAAAAACATTGAACTGGATAAGAACACGCTCCGCACGCTGTTGCCGGAAGCCAGTGAGCCGATCGATCAGAGCACACCGGAACCGGACGAAGAGCTGCCTGCGGATGATGTCGACACTGACGTGCCCGAAACGGCAGGGGTGCATGACTACACCGTCTCATCCGGCGATACCCTGAGCAGTGCCCTGAATCAGTATGGCATCGACATCGGTGACATCAATGCGCTGGTGGTGAGCGATCGCGATCTGCGTAATCTGCAGGTCGGTCAGCAGCTGAGCTGGACGCTGGATGATGATGGTGGCCTGAAAACCCTGAGCTGGGAAATATCCCGTCGCGAAACCCGTACCTATGAGCGCACCCCAGCCGGTGGCTTTAAGATGGATGCGGAGATGCAGAAGGGCGAATGGCGCAACAGCGTGATGCAGGGCGAAGTGCGCGGCAGTTTCGCCGCCAGCGCCATGCGAGCGGGGTTGAGCGGGGCTGAAGCCAGCGCCGTGATTAAAGCGATGCAGTGGCAGATGGACTTCCGTAAGCTGCGTGCTGGCGACCAGTTCAGCGTGCTGATGTCACGTGAAATGCTGGATGGCAGGAGTGCGCAGAGTCAGTTGCTGGGCGTGCGCCTGCGCAGCGGTGGCAAAGACTATTACGCTTTCCGCGCGGAAGATGGCAAGTTCTACGATCGCAGCGGCTCCGGTCTGGCACGCGGTTTTATGCGCTTCCCGACGGTTAAGCAGTATCGTGTCTCTTCCAACTTTAATCCGCGTCGTCTTAACCCGGTAACCGGCCGCATTGCGCCGCACAAAGGCGTCGACTTTGCGCTGCCAATCGGTACGCCGGTGCTGGCCGTCGGTGATGGTGAGATCGTGGTAGCGAAAAACGGCGGTGCCGCCGGTAACTACGTCGCTATACGCCATGGCCGTCAGTATATGACGCGCTATATGCACATGAAGAAAGTGCTGGTGAAGCCAGGTCAGAAAGTGAAACGTGGTGACCGTATTGGACTGTCCGGCAACACCGGACGCTCCACCGGACCGCATCTGCATTTTGAAATCTGGATCAATAACCAGGCGGTTAACCCATTAACGGCGAAGCTGCCGCGCATGGAGGGTCTGACCGGCAAAGATCGCAGCGATTACATGGCACAGGTTAAATCCTGGCTGCCTCAGCTGGGTCTGAAGTAA
- the lpxM gene encoding lauroyl-Kdo(2)-lipid IV(A) myristoyltransferase (LpxM is lauroyl-Kdo(2)-lipid IV(A) myristoyltransferase, an enzyme characterized in Escherichia coli and involved in biosynthesis of the form of lipid A found in that species and some closely related species.), whose protein sequence is METRKKNNIEFIPVFERSFLKPKYWGSWLAIGALAGLAYLPPKVRDPLLGRLGRFAGKLAKGARRRALINLYYCLPELSEAQRATLVDEMFATAPQAMTMMTELVLRDPARIRQRVEWHGREIIDQMKAEQQNVIFLVPHGWAVDIPAMLLASEGQKMAAMFHNQSDSLLDYAWNTARRRYGGRMHARNDGIKPFISSVRQGYWGYYLPDQDHGAEHSEFVDFFATYKATLPAVGRLMKVCRARVVPLFPVYNSETHKLEIYVRPPMDDLLEADDHQLARRMNEEVEVFVRPHPEQYTWILKLLKTRKEGDIEPYSRKELYPRK, encoded by the coding sequence ATGGAAACCCGTAAAAAAAATAACATTGAATTTATTCCCGTTTTTGAACGTTCTTTTCTCAAACCTAAGTACTGGGGCAGCTGGCTGGCAATAGGTGCGCTGGCGGGTCTGGCGTATTTACCGCCGAAAGTGCGCGATCCGCTGCTGGGCCGGTTAGGCCGGTTTGCCGGTAAGCTGGCAAAGGGCGCACGTCGCCGCGCGCTGATTAATCTCTATTATTGCCTGCCGGAACTCAGTGAAGCGCAGCGTGCCACGCTGGTCGATGAGATGTTTGCGACAGCGCCGCAGGCGATGACAATGATGACCGAGCTGGTGCTGCGCGATCCTGCTCGCATCCGGCAGCGCGTTGAGTGGCATGGTCGTGAAATCATCGACCAGATGAAAGCTGAGCAGCAGAATGTGATTTTCCTGGTGCCACACGGCTGGGCGGTGGATATTCCTGCCATGCTGCTGGCGTCAGAAGGCCAGAAGATGGCGGCCATGTTCCACAATCAGAGCGACTCGCTGCTGGACTATGCCTGGAACACTGCCCGTCGTCGCTATGGCGGCCGGATGCATGCCCGCAACGACGGAATAAAACCGTTTATCAGTTCAGTACGTCAGGGTTACTGGGGCTACTATCTGCCCGATCAGGATCACGGTGCTGAGCACAGCGAATTTGTCGATTTCTTCGCTACCTATAAGGCAACATTGCCTGCGGTAGGCCGGCTGATGAAGGTGTGTCGTGCCCGCGTGGTGCCGCTGTTCCCGGTTTATAACAGTGAAACGCATAAGCTTGAGATTTATGTGCGTCCGCCGATGGACGATCTGCTGGAGGCAGACGATCACCAGCTGGCTCGCCGTATGAATGAAGAGGTGGAAGTGTTTGTCCGCCCGCATCCCGAGCAGTACACGTGGATCCTCAAGCTGCTTAAGACCCGTAAAGAGGGTGACATCGAACCCTATTCGCGCAAAGAGCTTTATCCGCGCAAATAG
- a CDS encoding MFS transporter — protein MPRFQPISQLTGRILLFPLALVLFEFATYIAHDMIQPGMLIVTSEFSVGPEWVSTSLTAYLIGGVVLQWLLGPLSDKFGRRPVMLSGILFFAVACILTNWVSSIEEFVGLRFIQGISLCFIGAVGYAAIQEAFDEALAVRMMALMANVALLAPLAGPLAGAAWLTVGSWRSMFWLFAACSLVAFVVLWRVMPETAGDRSHSIALPNLARNYGRLMKDRLVMFGSFAIGLVFIPILTWVALSPVILMHDEGLSRMQYALLQLPVFLAMIAGNLTLSKLAGRVPIEQPVKFAAWPILIGLSLALVASLLNSHGYLLITAGLSLYAFGAGMVNAGLYRLTLYASDEGKGSVAAMLGMISILTLAVGIELAKSGYFSGGTLWFCLINFISGVLWFGLVTLFMRERKRRSRLEAL, from the coding sequence ATGCCCCGTTTCCAGCCCATCAGCCAGCTTACCGGCCGAATTTTACTTTTTCCTCTGGCGTTAGTGCTGTTCGAGTTTGCTACCTATATCGCTCACGACATGATCCAGCCCGGCATGCTGATCGTCACCAGCGAGTTCTCCGTTGGCCCGGAATGGGTTTCTACGTCGCTGACCGCTTACCTGATTGGTGGCGTGGTGCTGCAATGGCTGCTGGGTCCACTCTCTGATAAGTTTGGCCGGCGACCGGTGATGCTCTCCGGCATCCTGTTTTTTGCCGTCGCCTGCATACTGACCAACTGGGTCAGTTCGATTGAAGAGTTTGTTGGCCTGCGTTTTATTCAGGGTATCAGCCTCTGCTTTATTGGTGCGGTCGGCTATGCCGCCATTCAGGAAGCCTTTGATGAGGCGCTGGCGGTGCGCATGATGGCGCTGATGGCCAACGTGGCGCTGCTGGCTCCGCTGGCAGGTCCGCTTGCCGGTGCCGCCTGGCTCACCGTGGGCAGCTGGCGCAGTATGTTCTGGCTGTTTGCCGCCTGCAGCCTCGTTGCGTTTGTGGTGCTGTGGCGTGTGATGCCAGAAACCGCAGGCGACCGCAGCCACTCCATCGCCCTGCCGAACCTGGCGCGTAACTATGGCCGACTGATGAAAGACCGGCTGGTGATGTTCGGGTCTTTTGCTATCGGGCTGGTGTTTATCCCGATCCTCACCTGGGTTGCGCTGTCACCGGTGATCCTGATGCATGACGAAGGTCTTTCTCGCATGCAGTATGCCCTGCTGCAGCTGCCGGTGTTTCTGGCGATGATTGCCGGTAACCTGACGCTGAGTAAGCTGGCCGGACGGGTGCCGATTGAACAGCCGGTGAAATTCGCCGCCTGGCCGATTCTGATTGGCCTGAGTCTGGCGCTGGTGGCAAGCCTGCTGAACAGCCACGGTTACCTGCTCATCACGGCTGGCCTGAGCCTCTACGCCTTTGGCGCGGGGATGGTGAATGCCGGACTCTATCGACTGACGCTCTACGCCAGCGATGAAGGCAAAGGCAGCGTGGCGGCCATGCTGGGGATGATCAGTATTCTGACGCTGGCGGTGGGGATTGAGCTGGCAAAAAGTGGTTACTTCAGCGGCGGCACGTTGTGGTTCTGTCTGATTAACTTTATCAGCGGCGTGCTGTGGTTTGGTCTCGTGACCCTGTTTATGCGCGAGCGTAAACGTCGCAGCAGGCTGGAGGCGTTATAA
- the pyk gene encoding pyruvate kinase, which yields MSRRLRRTKIVTTLGPATDRDNNLEKIIAAGANVVRLNFSHGTPEDHQLRADKVREIAAKLGRHVAILGDLQGPKIRVSTFKEGKVFLNIGDRFLLDASLGKGEGDKERVGIDYKGLPEDVVPGDILLLDDGRVQLKVLEVQDTKVFTEVTVGGPLSNNKGINKLGGGLSAEALTEKDKADIITAAKIRVDYLAVSFPRCGEDMNLARRLAREAGCDAKLVAKVERAEAVASQEAMDDIILASDVVMVARGDLGVEIGDPELVGIQKALIRRARQLNRTIITATQMMESMITNPMPTRAEVMDVANAVLDGTDAVMLSAETAAGQYPAETVSAMAKVCLGAEKIPSVNVSKHRLDVQFDNVEEAIAMSSMYAANHLQGVTAIITMTESGRTPLMTSRITSGLPIFAMSRHERTLNLTALYRGVTPVFFDSNNDGVAAAHDAVNLLRDKGFLVSGDLVIVTQGDVMGATGTTNTTRVLRVD from the coding sequence ATGTCAAGACGTCTCAGAAGAACCAAAATCGTAACAACCCTCGGCCCGGCCACCGATCGTGATAATAACCTCGAAAAAATCATCGCTGCCGGTGCGAACGTTGTACGACTCAACTTCTCTCACGGCACGCCAGAAGACCATCAGCTACGTGCCGACAAAGTGCGTGAGATTGCCGCAAAACTGGGCCGCCACGTGGCTATTCTCGGTGACCTCCAGGGTCCAAAAATTCGTGTTTCGACCTTCAAAGAAGGCAAAGTTTTCCTGAATATCGGCGACCGTTTTCTGCTGGATGCCAGCCTGGGTAAAGGCGAAGGCGATAAAGAGCGCGTGGGTATCGACTATAAAGGTCTGCCTGAAGATGTGGTGCCGGGCGATATCCTGCTGCTGGATGATGGCCGCGTGCAGCTGAAGGTGCTGGAAGTTCAGGACACGAAAGTCTTCACCGAGGTCACCGTGGGTGGCCCGCTGTCGAACAACAAAGGCATTAACAAGCTGGGCGGCGGCCTGTCAGCTGAAGCGCTGACCGAAAAAGACAAGGCAGACATTATCACCGCCGCTAAAATCCGCGTCGATTATCTGGCCGTCTCCTTCCCACGCTGTGGCGAAGATATGAACCTGGCGCGTCGTCTGGCACGTGAAGCGGGTTGTGACGCTAAGCTGGTCGCTAAAGTGGAACGTGCCGAAGCGGTTGCCAGCCAGGAAGCGATGGATGACATCATTCTGGCATCAGACGTGGTGATGGTTGCGCGTGGCGACCTGGGCGTTGAGATTGGCGACCCGGAACTGGTCGGCATTCAGAAAGCATTAATTCGTCGTGCCCGTCAGCTTAACCGCACCATCATTACCGCGACGCAGATGATGGAGTCGATGATTACTAACCCGATGCCAACCCGCGCAGAAGTCATGGACGTGGCTAACGCCGTGCTGGATGGCACCGATGCCGTAATGCTCTCTGCAGAAACCGCAGCGGGTCAGTATCCGGCAGAAACCGTCTCAGCGATGGCGAAGGTCTGCCTGGGCGCGGAGAAGATCCCAAGCGTCAACGTCTCCAAACATCGTCTGGATGTGCAGTTCGACAACGTCGAAGAAGCGATTGCCATGTCGTCCATGTACGCCGCAAACCATCTGCAGGGCGTTACTGCGATCATCACCATGACCGAGTCGGGCCGTACTCCGCTGATGACCTCACGTATCACGTCGGGCCTGCCGATCTTTGCGATGTCCCGCCATGAACGCACGCTGAACCTCACTGCACTCTATCGCGGTGTGACGCCAGTGTTCTTCGACAGTAACAACGACGGTGTCGCGGCCGCACACGACGCGGTTAACCTGCTGCGCGATAAAGGTTTCCTGGTTTCAGGCGATCTGGTTATCGTGACCCAGGGTGATGTGATGGGCGCCACCGGCACCACTAACACGACCCGCGTGCTGCGCGTGGATTAA
- a CDS encoding MurR/RpiR family transcriptional regulator, which produces MNMLEKIEAQFAALSKAEQKVARQILAAPQAAMHSSIATLAGFAGVSEPTVNRFCHRLGARGFPDFKLQLAQSLVKSSSWVSRGVEDNDSVEDYSHKIFDSALAGLQRVRDQLNSTQLQQAVTLLAQADKLAFFGLGASAVVAHDAFTKFLRFNLPVIWSDDIVIQRMSCINSRAGDVFVLISHTGRTKNMVELARLARVNGSTVIAITSPDSPLAHEAAIALVLDVPEDTDVYLPMVSRLAQLTVIDVLATGFTLERGAPFRENLKRVKEALKASRYEKNTLREESDQQKN; this is translated from the coding sequence ATGAATATGCTGGAAAAAATTGAGGCGCAGTTCGCTGCACTCAGCAAAGCGGAACAGAAAGTCGCCCGGCAGATTCTGGCTGCCCCCCAGGCGGCGATGCACTCCAGCATTGCGACGCTGGCAGGCTTTGCCGGCGTGAGTGAACCCACTGTAAACCGCTTCTGCCATCGCCTGGGCGCACGCGGCTTTCCCGACTTTAAACTGCAGCTGGCGCAGAGCCTGGTGAAAAGCAGCAGCTGGGTCAGCCGGGGTGTGGAGGATAACGACAGTGTGGAGGACTACAGCCACAAGATCTTCGACTCGGCGCTGGCTGGCCTGCAGCGGGTGCGCGATCAGCTGAACAGCACGCAGCTGCAACAGGCCGTCACCCTGCTTGCGCAGGCCGACAAACTCGCCTTTTTCGGGCTGGGGGCATCGGCGGTCGTGGCGCATGACGCCTTTACCAAATTTCTGCGCTTTAATCTGCCGGTCATCTGGTCGGACGATATTGTGATCCAGCGCATGAGTTGCATAAATAGTCGAGCCGGTGACGTTTTTGTTCTCATTTCACATACTGGACGCACAAAAAATATGGTAGAACTGGCTCGCCTGGCCCGTGTAAACGGTTCCACCGTTATTGCCATCACCTCTCCCGATTCACCCCTTGCCCATGAAGCAGCGATAGCTTTAGTGCTTGATGTACCGGAAGATACGGATGTCTATTTGCCGATGGTGTCGCGCCTGGCGCAGTTAACCGTGATCGATGTGCTGGCGACCGGTTTTACCCTGGAACGGGGTGCCCCCTTCCGGGAAAACCTGAAACGCGTGAAAGAGGCGTTGAAAGCGTCGCGTTATGAAAAGAACACCCTTCGGGAAGAGAGTGATCAGCAAAAAAATTAA
- the zwf gene encoding glucose-6-phosphate dehydrogenase, producing MAVTQTAQACDLVIFGAKGDLARRKLLPSLYQLEKAGQIHEETRIIGVGRAEWDKAEYTKVVREALETFMKEKIDEALWDKLSNRLDFCNLDVNDTTHFPKLGKMLDQKNRTTINYFAMPPSTFGAICQGLGTAKLNAKPARVVMEKPLGTSLETSQEINDSVGEYFDESQVFRIDHYLGKETVLNLLALRFANSIFVNNWDNRTIDHVQITVAEEVGIEGRWGYFDKAGQMRDMIQNHLLQILTMIAMSPPSDLSADSIRDEKVKVLRSLRRIDQTNVREKTVRGQYTAGFVQGKKVPGYLEEEGANKTSATETFVAIRVDIDNWRWAGVPFYLRTGKRLPTKCSEVVVYFKNPEMNLFKDSYSELPQNKLTIRLQPDEGVDIEILNKVPGLDHKHKLQTTKLDLSYSETFNQSHLADAYERLLLESMRGIQALFVRRDEVEAAWTYVDSIINAWAADGDSSKPYQAGTWGPVASVAMITRDGRSWNEFE from the coding sequence ATGGCGGTAACACAAACAGCCCAGGCATGCGATCTGGTGATTTTCGGTGCCAAAGGCGATCTTGCACGCCGTAAACTGTTGCCTTCACTGTACCAGTTAGAGAAAGCGGGTCAGATCCACGAGGAAACCCGCATTATTGGTGTCGGCCGTGCCGAGTGGGACAAAGCGGAATACACCAAAGTGGTACGTGAAGCGCTGGAAACCTTCATGAAGGAGAAGATTGACGAAGCGCTGTGGGACAAACTCAGCAATCGTCTCGACTTCTGCAACCTCGATGTTAATGACACCACGCACTTCCCGAAACTGGGCAAGATGCTGGACCAGAAAAACCGCACCACCATTAACTACTTTGCGATGCCGCCGAGCACCTTTGGCGCCATCTGTCAGGGGCTGGGCACCGCGAAGCTGAATGCGAAACCGGCGCGCGTGGTGATGGAGAAGCCGCTCGGTACCTCACTGGAAACCTCGCAGGAGATCAACGACAGCGTTGGTGAATACTTCGATGAGAGCCAGGTGTTCCGTATCGACCACTATCTCGGCAAAGAGACCGTCCTTAACCTGCTGGCGCTGCGCTTTGCAAACTCTATCTTCGTGAATAACTGGGATAATCGCACCATCGACCACGTGCAGATCACCGTGGCCGAAGAGGTGGGTATCGAAGGCCGCTGGGGTTACTTCGATAAAGCGGGTCAGATGCGTGACATGATTCAGAACCACCTGTTGCAGATTCTGACCATGATCGCCATGTCGCCGCCGTCCGATCTCAGTGCCGACAGCATCCGTGACGAAAAAGTTAAAGTGCTGCGCTCGCTGCGCCGTATCGACCAGACCAACGTGCGTGAGAAGACCGTACGCGGTCAGTACACCGCGGGCTTTGTACAGGGTAAAAAAGTGCCGGGCTACCTGGAAGAAGAGGGGGCCAATAAAACGAGCGCTACGGAGACTTTCGTCGCAATTCGTGTCGATATCGACAACTGGCGCTGGGCAGGCGTGCCGTTCTACCTGCGTACCGGTAAGCGTTTACCGACCAAATGTTCCGAAGTGGTGGTGTACTTTAAAAACCCTGAGATGAACCTGTTCAAAGATTCCTACTCAGAGCTGCCGCAGAACAAGCTGACTATTCGTCTGCAGCCGGACGAGGGCGTGGATATCGAGATCCTGAATAAAGTGCCAGGCCTCGATCACAAGCACAAGCTGCAGACCACCAAACTGGATCTGAGCTACTCCGAGACGTTTAATCAGTCGCACCTTGCCGATGCTTACGAGCGTCTGCTGCTGGAGAGCATGCGCGGTATCCAGGCGCTGTTTGTGCGTCGCGATGAAGTGGAAGCCGCATGGACCTATGTTGATTCGATTATCAACGCATGGGCGGCAGATGGTGACTCTTCCAAACCATATCAGGCCGGCACCTGGGGCCCGGTGGCCTCGGTGGCGATGATCACCCGCGATGGTCGCTCGTGGAACGAGTTTGAATAA
- a CDS encoding bifunctional 4-hydroxy-2-oxoglutarate aldolase/2-dehydro-3-deoxy-phosphogluconate aldolase produces MKNWKTSAEQILTTGPVVPVIVVNKLEHAVPMAKALVAGGVRVLEVTLRTPVAMDALRAMIKEVPDAIVGAGTVINPQQLQEVTDAGAQFVISPGVTESLLKAAVEGPVPLIPGISTVSELMTGMDYGLREFKFFPAEANGGVKALQAIGGPFPQVRFCPTGGISPANYRDYLALKSVLCIGGSWLVPNDALEAGDWDRITRLAREAVEGAK; encoded by the coding sequence ATGAAAAACTGGAAAACGAGTGCTGAACAGATTCTGACCACCGGACCTGTCGTGCCGGTCATCGTGGTAAACAAACTGGAACACGCTGTGCCGATGGCGAAAGCGCTGGTGGCAGGCGGTGTCAGAGTGCTGGAAGTCACGCTGCGCACGCCCGTAGCGATGGATGCACTGCGTGCGATGATCAAAGAAGTACCGGATGCGATTGTCGGTGCGGGCACAGTGATTAATCCGCAGCAGTTACAGGAAGTGACCGATGCCGGAGCACAGTTTGTTATCAGCCCTGGCGTCACGGAATCGCTGCTGAAAGCGGCGGTTGAAGGCCCGGTTCCATTGATTCCGGGAATCAGCACGGTTTCTGAGTTAATGACCGGTATGGACTATGGTCTGCGCGAGTTTAAGTTTTTCCCGGCAGAAGCAAATGGCGGCGTGAAAGCGCTGCAGGCGATTGGCGGACCTTTCCCGCAGGTGCGTTTCTGTCCGACCGGCGGTATCTCTCCGGCCAACTACCGTGACTATCTGGCGCTGAAAAGCGTGCTGTGCATCGGCGGCTCCTGGCTGGTGCCTAACGATGCGCTGGAAGCGGGCGACTGGGATCGCATCACCCGCCTGGCTCGCGAAGCTGTCGAAGGCGCGAAGTAA
- the purT gene encoding formate-dependent phosphoribosylglycinamide formyltransferase → MTTLGTALRPAATRVMLLGSGELGKEVALECQRLGVEVIAVDRYADAPAMHVAHRSHVINMLDGAALAALIAEEKPDFVVPEIEAIATDTLVELEQQGQRVVPTARAAKLTMNREGIRRLAAEELSLPTSSYRFADSKARFDEAAAEIGFPCIVKPVMSSSGKGQSFIRDASQLEKAWDYAQQGGRAGAGRVIVEGVVNFDFEITLLTISAVDGIHFCAPIGHRQEDGDYRESWQPQQMSELALQRAQDVAAQVVKALGGYGLFGVELFVCGDEVVFSEVSPRPHDTGMVTLISQDLSEFALHVRAFLGLPIGGIRQYGPSASAVILPQLTSQNVQFVNVEAALGAGLQLRLFGKPEISGQRRLGVALASGDSTTQAIARAVASAAAVTVQG, encoded by the coding sequence ATGACGACTCTCGGAACAGCGCTGCGTCCGGCGGCGACGCGTGTAATGCTATTAGGTTCAGGTGAACTGGGTAAAGAGGTGGCGCTGGAGTGTCAGCGTCTGGGTGTGGAAGTTATCGCAGTTGATCGTTACGCCGATGCCCCGGCGATGCATGTCGCCCATCGCAGTCATGTGATTAATATGCTGGATGGCGCAGCGCTGGCTGCGCTGATTGCCGAAGAGAAGCCAGACTTTGTGGTGCCGGAAATTGAAGCCATCGCCACGGATACGCTGGTTGAGCTGGAGCAGCAGGGCCAGCGCGTGGTTCCGACCGCCCGCGCCGCAAAGCTGACTATGAATCGTGAAGGCATTCGTCGCCTTGCGGCTGAAGAGCTGTCGTTGCCGACCTCAAGCTATCGCTTTGCCGATAGCAAAGCGCGTTTTGATGAAGCCGCCGCAGAGATCGGCTTCCCGTGCATTGTAAAGCCGGTGATGAGTTCATCCGGTAAAGGTCAGAGCTTTATCCGCGACGCCAGTCAGCTTGAGAAAGCCTGGGACTATGCGCAACAGGGTGGTCGTGCCGGTGCCGGTCGCGTCATCGTTGAAGGCGTTGTTAACTTTGATTTTGAGATCACCCTGCTGACCATCAGCGCCGTCGATGGGATTCACTTCTGTGCGCCGATTGGTCACCGTCAGGAGGATGGCGATTACCGTGAATCCTGGCAGCCGCAGCAGATGAGCGAACTGGCGCTGCAGCGGGCACAGGATGTTGCCGCGCAGGTGGTGAAGGCGCTGGGTGGCTATGGCCTGTTTGGCGTTGAGCTGTTTGTCTGTGGTGATGAGGTGGTGTTCAGTGAAGTATCACCCCGTCCCCATGATACCGGCATGGTGACGCTGATTTCACAGGATTTGTCAGAGTTTGCGCTGCACGTGCGGGCGTTCCTGGGTCTGCCGATTGGCGGGATTCGTCAGTATGGTCCATCGGCATCTGCCGTTATCCTGCCGCAACTGACCAGCCAGAATGTGCAGTTTGTGAATGTCGAAGCCGCACTGGGGGCCGGTCTGCAACTTCGGCTGTTCGGCAAGCCGGAGATTAGCGGTCAGCGTCGTCTGGGCGTCGCGCTGGCCAGCGGTGACAGCACCACGCAGGCGATTGCGCGTGCAGTTGCCAGCGCAGCGGCGGTTACGGTTCAGGGGTAA